Proteins encoded by one window of Yamadazyma tenuis chromosome 2, complete sequence:
- the LCB4 gene encoding sphinganine kinase lcb4 (COG:I,T; EggNog:ENOG503NVE8): MSSSSERLLLPQSGTRCRVENTGLVIIDQSLLNPAHSSSYACFPSGASGPTSRTILFEDILWCEQLHETTYAVTYATPIGTNIDTMTFTATIDDVPTAYTPTQSQDLSAHILQRAYGTSIVKPSVLVLINPHGGQGKAKSIYTHRIQPVLEAAKADITVIETLYSKHAMDVARELDIDKYDIIACCSGDGIPHEVINGFYQRPDKGAAAFNKLVVTQLPCGSGNALTLSTHGSNRAAVATFRMLKSEKTQMDLMALTQLDDDGHEQTSLSFLSQCYGAISDSDIGTEHLRWMGPIRFDLGVVQRTLSRAVYPCEVYVKYLTTTKDELVSYFNQCVGQAKETHVITKETLDIKGPKLTESPPSDWIQVDQSLTDNLSIFYVGNMPMVSSNTQFFPAALPNDGSMDMIITDARTSLPKALRALLAIEKGTHVDELFVSHHKVTSYRLVPKLPENSKHYLSVDGEDFPFRAFQVEVLPSVLTTLTSDGNYVPTSFRN; encoded by the coding sequence atgtcttcttcctcagaaagacttcttcttccacaatCAGGCACCCGGTGCCGTGTTGAAAACACTGGCTTGGTGATCATTGACCAGTCGCTTCTAAACCCCGCACATTCGCTGTCTTACGCCTGTTTCCCCAGCGGTGCCAGTGGCCCTACCTCCCGCACCATTCTTTTCGAAGACATATTATGGTGTGAACAGCTCCATGAAACCACATACGCCGTCACGTACGCCACGCCTATCGGCACCAACATTGACACCATGACCTTCACTGCCACCATTGACGACGTGCCTACTGCGTATACACCCACCCAGTCACAGGATCTCAGTGCTCACATTTTGCAACGGGCGTACGGCACAAGCATTGTGAAGCCGTCAGTGTTGGTGCTCATCAATCCCCACGGTGGCCAGGGCAAGGCCAAGAGTATCTACACGCACCGTATCCAGCCGGTGTTGGAGGCGGCCAAGGCAGACATTACGGTGATAGAAACACTATACTCCAAGCACGCGATGGACGTGGCCCGAGAATTGGATATAGACAAATACGACATCATTGCGTGCTGCTCCGGCGACGGGATCCCGCACGAGGTTATCAACGGGTTCTACCAGCGGCCAGATAAAGGTGCTGCTgccttcaacaagttggtggtgacaCAATTACCGTGTGGGTCTGGAAATGCGTTGACGTTGAGCACTCATGGCAGTAATCGGGCTGCCGTGGCCACCTTCCGGATGTTGAAGTCAGAGAAGACGCAGATGGATCTCATGGCTCTCACCCAACTTGACGATGATGGCCACGAGCAAACCAGTCTTTCGTTTCTCTCTCAGTGCTATGGTGCCATATCAGATAGCGACATAGGTACTGAACACTTGCGATGGATGGGTCCTATTCGGTTCGACTTAGGGGTGGTTCAGAGGACGTTGAGCAGGGCTGTGTATCCTTGTGAAGTGTAtgtcaagtacttgaccaccaccaaggaTGAGTTGGTGTCGTATTTCAACCAATGCGTTGGCCAGGCTAAAGAAACGCATgttatcaccaaagaaaccCTTGACATAAAGGGGCCTAAGCTCACCGAGAGCCCCCCATCTGATTGGATCCAGGTGGACCAGAGTTTGACCGACAACTTGAGTATCTTCTACGTGGGAAACATGCCTATGGTTTCGTCAAACACTCAGTTTTTTCCTGCTGCTCTTCCTAATGATGGTTCAATGGACATGATCATCACTGACGCCCGTACGTCGCTTCCTAAAGCATTGCGGGCATTGTTGGCAATTGAGAAAGGAACTCACGTCGATGAGCTCTTTGTTTCTCATCACAAGGTGACTAGCTATCGATTGGTGCCCAAATTACCGGAGAATTCGAAACACTATCTCTCGGTAGATGGAGAAGACTTCCCGTTCAGAGCCTTCCAGGTAGAGGTACTTCCGAGCGTGTTGACTACGTTGACGAGTGACGGGAACTACGTGCCCACCAGCTTCCGCAATTAG
- a CDS encoding 25S rRNA (uracil(2843)-N(3))-methyltransferase (COG:S; EggNog:ENOG503NWP5): MSSRSKRSGRSSENDSIPFEGEHSLGALAIVDLFSQSFQRILDSPDLPEFIQVVKGSLYERQFLEAFDDDNKRFAYAARWTPARSLAYASLFSSLEPVKGLFEDPDSTTSVLCVGGGAGGELVGLASVFCRLKEHNSTSTSNLVVKIVDIADWSAIVTNVTKYMQQNWLYKPEKLTTQFIHKDILGNGFSAYGDLDLITLMFTTNELFSEKRAETIRFLQTLNRSCKQGAHLLIAESAGSYSHITVGTKKFPVQFIIDTVLLGKQGEDTGAWDLVDQSDSCWYRIDEKEVDYPMKLENMRFFYRLYEKK, translated from the coding sequence ATGAGCAGCAGAAGTAAACGCAGTGGGCGGTCGTCCGAGAACGATTCGATCCCATTTGAAGGCGAGCACAGTTTAGGGGCCCTCGCCATAGTCGACTTGTTTTCACAGAGTTTCCAGCGCATACTTGACTCGCCTGATCTTCCAGAATTCATCCAGGTGGTCAAGGGCCTGTTGTACGAAAGACAGTTTCTTGAGGCATTTGACGACGACAATAAGCGGTTCGCGTACGCAGCGCGATGGACGCCGGCCCGATCATTAGCATATGCCTCACTTTTCTCGAGCTTGGAGCCGGTGAAGggtctttttgaagatccaGATAGTACCACCTCAGTGCTCTGTGTGGGAGGAGGAGCAGGCGGTGAGTTGGTGGGGTTGGCATCGGTTTTCTGTCGCTTGAAGGAGCACAACTCGACGTCGACATCCAACTTAGTGGTTAAAATCGTCGATATCGCCGATTGGAGCGCTATTGTGACGAATGTAACCAAGTACATGCAGCAGAATTGGTTGTATAAACCCGAGAAATTAACCACTCAGTTCATTCACAAAGACATCCTCGGAAACGGGTTTTCCGCCTACGGtgacttggatttgatcaCGTTGAtgttcaccaccaacgaGCTCTTTTCAGAAAAACGGGCTGAAACTATAAGGTTTTTGCAGACTTTAAACCGGCTGTGCAAACAGGGTGCACACTTGTTAATAGCCGAAAGTGCCGGGTCATATTCGCATATAACGGTGGGAACCAAAAAGTTTCCCGTTCAGTTCATCATCGACACGGTTTTATTGGGCAAACAGGGCGAGGACACTGGGGCATGGGATTTGGTGGATCAGAGTGATAGCTGCTGGTACCGCATCGATGAGAAAGAGGTGGACTATCcgatgaagttggagaacATGCGGTTTTTCTACCGGCTATATgagaagaaatga